The region AACAATCAATTTTACGCAGCGCCCCGAACGCCTTAAAAATTGCAGGACAGATGGAGTCGAACGAAACCTGAGCGGGTAAGTCATTGAGTTCGCTGCCCGCGAGCTGAAGACGACCGGGGAGTCTTCAAGTCCATCCGCAGATGCGTGCGACGGACGTAAGTTCGCAAGACGATATCACCTTTGTCGAGGTCGGCTAAGCAGCTAGACCTTTCCGGCCGATTGTGCCAACTCCCGACCAGGTTGAGCTGTGTGCAATCGGGGAGTCCTTTCGGGTTTACGGCACCTGCTAGAACGTGTGTGACGGCCGCAAGGGAGCATCATCTTTCTAACCGGAAAGTTCCCGCTGAGGGAAGTTTCCGGGGAGTGTGTTGCATCGCCCCGCCTCCGATTGTGACAGCGGCAGAACTCGACACGACGCACCAATTATCGATCACCTATTGCAGCCTCCGATTACGACGAAATTTGGCTTCAAACACGATTGAGGTGAGGCATGTTGTATAACTTCCTGCTTGCGTCCTGGGGGACGTCGGGTAATCTGGGCCCGTTGCTGACTGCAGCTCGACAACTGCAACGGGTTGGCCATAGCGCCCGCATTATGGCTGATCCAGAGATGCGGCGTGAAGTGGCTGCGGCGGGTTTCGACTTCGTCTCCTGGCGGCGTGCCCCGATGGGGATCGACGCGGATCCTGCCTGCTTTTCAGACATGCAGGACTGGTTCCAAAAGGCGGTGTTCGGCCCGGCGCCAGCCTACGCAGCCGACGTCCAGGATGAGATCGGCCGCATACCGACGGATGCTGTCATTGCCATCGATATGTTGTTTGGTGCCGTGTTGGGCGCCGAAGCCGCTGGCGTGCCGATCGCAATGTTGTCACCCCATGTGAGCCTTCGCCCTTTGCCAGGAATTCCGCCGGCCGCCAGCGGATTGGCGCAGCCGCAGACGCCAGAAGAGCGGATCGCGATCGCGGCGGCGAACGAAAATTGGGCTTGCTTCCTGGACCAATTCCTTTCGCTTCTAAACGAGGCGCGTGCCGGCCTCGGCCTGTCCGGTTTGGCCAGGACGGTGGATTTATTTGAGTGTGCCGATCGGTACTTGCTGGCGATCAGCCGGACCTTCGATTTTGAGGCCGACCTTCTACCGGACAACGTTCGTTATGTTGGGCCACTGCTGGAGCAGCCAAATTGGTCAAGGAGCTGGAAGGCGCCTTGGCCTGTGGACGCCAATCGACCTCGTGTGCTCGTCGCCTGCAGCTCCGGCGCTCAGGGTCAAGACGACTTGGTTCAACGGATCATTTGCGCATTGGGTACGCTGGACGTGCACGCGGTGGCGACCATCGGACCTCATGTTGACGCGGGGAAGCTGGTCGCCCCCGCGAACGTGCATCTGTTGCACGGCGCTCCGCATGACACAGTGATGAAGGAAGTCTGCCTTTTGATAACGCAGGGCGGCCACGGCACCGTCAGCCGGGGGCTGATAAACGGTCTACCGCAACTGGTGCTCCCCAACGGGCGCGACCAGGGGGATAATGCTGCACGAGTTGTGTCGAAGGGAGCTGGTCTTCGACTACCCCCGAGTGCTAGCGAAGCCGAGATCGCCCATGCCGTCAGTGGCCTGTTACAGGAGCCGCGCTATCGCGATGCGGCGCGCCGCTTGGGCGATGGCATCAAAGCTGAAATCGCCGCCTCCGGTCTCATTGACGAATTGGAGGCTATGGTGGCAAATAAATCCATTGTTGGATCGGCGACCTGATGCGGGCGGCTTGATCGTGCATTCGGATTGTTCGATTTTATCGTCGGTGCGCTCAGGCATTTCCTCCATGGGTATTTAGGCACCGATATCTTTCCTTCGATGCTTGCCTACCGGGCAAGTCGATCTTCGTCTCCGGCTTGGTGCCGCTCACAGTTCATCATGTTCAAGTGCTGCCCCATTTGCCACGGGCATTCTCAACTGGATCAGTTTGCAATCGGCAAGCCATTGCTCTCGCGGTCTGAGTGCCGCGGGTCGTTCCCCTCTATGACACAAACACTCTACCCTTTGCTGGCGAGCCCAAAAAAGAGCCGAACCCCATGAATGTAGCCGAATCGAGCCCCGTCCTGATGAACCGCGCCGGGGTGTGCCTTGCGCACTTCGAAGCAATATCGGCTTCGCCCCTAAGTCCGCCGCTCGTCCTGATTCACGGCTGGACCGGCGATCACAGGATATTCACGCCGCAGATCGAATATTTTGCTAAAAGTCGGCACGTCATGGCGGTAAACCTCCGCGGTCACGGAGACAGCGACGCGCCGAAGCAGGAGTACACGATCGAGGATTTTGCTGACGACGTA is a window of Rhizobium tropici CIAT 899 DNA encoding:
- a CDS encoding glycosyltransferase, with translation MLYNFLLASWGTSGNLGPLLTAARQLQRVGHSARIMADPEMRREVAAAGFDFVSWRRAPMGIDADPACFSDMQDWFQKAVFGPAPAYAADVQDEIGRIPTDAVIAIDMLFGAVLGAEAAGVPIAMLSPHVSLRPLPGIPPAASGLAQPQTPEERIAIAAANENWACFLDQFLSLLNEARAGLGLSGLARTVDLFECADRYLLAISRTFDFEADLLPDNVRYVGPLLEQPNWSRSWKAPWPVDANRPRVLVACSSGAQGQDDLVQRIICALGTLDVHAVATIGPHVDAGKLVAPANVHLLHGAPHDTVMKEVCLLITQGGHGTVSRGLINGLPQLVLPNGRDQGDNAARVVSKGAGLRLPPSASEAEIAHAVSGLLQEPRYRDAARRLGDGIKAEIAASGLIDELEAMVANKSIVGSAT